Proteins found in one Hevea brasiliensis isolate MT/VB/25A 57/8 chromosome 18, ASM3005281v1, whole genome shotgun sequence genomic segment:
- the LOC110641394 gene encoding uncharacterized protein LOC110641394 yields MADWGPVLIGVVLFVLLTPGLLFQIPGHSRHLEFGSMKTNGKAIAVHTLIFFTLYAILILAVHVHIYTG; encoded by the coding sequence ATGGCCGATTGGGGGCCGGTATTGATTGGTGTGGTTCTGTTCGTGCTGCTGACTCCGGGACTTCTCTTTCAGATTCCCGGACACAGCCGCCACCTGGAGTTTGGAAGCATGAAAACTAACGGCAAGGCTATTGCTGTTCACACTCTCATCTTTTTCACTCTCTACGCTATTCTCATCTTGGCTGTTCATGTTCACATCTATACTGGATGA
- the LOC110641383 gene encoding uncharacterized protein LOC110641383, which yields MESNRKRRGFMKGKLMPFYRSPKPSSPNLQYTSSKVIKPSQSSPSTPSVGFFVHQDYIIAPPKQNKVSFIIPPAPDSNRDKLTPFDKVYGVPGDESVDIKAASYISSVQERFKLERSNSERIKHENFQ from the coding sequence ATGGAGTCCAACCGCAAGCGCAGAGGGTTCATGAAGGGCAAGTTGATGCCATTCTACCGGTCGCCCAAGCCTTCTTCACCAAACCTGCAGTATACCAGCAGCAAGGTCATTAAGCCCAGTCAGTCTTCTCCTTCAACTCCTTCTGTGGGGTTTTTCGTCCACCAGGACTATATCATTGCTCCACCAAAGCAGAATAAGGTCTCTTTCATAATACCACCAGCACCTGACAGCAATCGAGATAAGTTGACCCCGTTCGATAAGGTATATGGAGTCCCTGGTGATGAAAGTGTGGATATCAAGGCTGCTTCTTACATCTCTTCTGTTCAAGAACGTTTCAAGCTTGAACGAAGCAACTCGGAAAGAATCAAGCATGAAAATTTTCAGTAA
- the LOC110641392 gene encoding uncharacterized protein LOC110641392, protein MSADWGPVVVAVVLFILLSPGLLFQLPARIRVVEFGNMSTSGISILVHAVIYFCIITILIIAVGIHIHVK, encoded by the coding sequence atgagtgcCGATTGGGGACCAGTTGTTGTAGCAGTGGTTTTGTTCATCCTATTGTCACCGGGTCTATTATTCCAGCTACCAGCAAGGATAAGGGTGGTAGAATTTGGGAACATGAGCACAAGTGGAATCTCCATTCTGGTTCATGCTGTAATATATTTTTGCATAATCACTATCTTGATAATTGCAGTTGGTATCCATATACATGTTAAATGA
- the LOC110641381 gene encoding uncharacterized protein LOC110641381: protein MADWGPVVVAVVLFVVLSPGLLFQLPGKGRVVEFGNMQTSGASVFVHTIIFFGLITIFLIAIGVHITTG from the coding sequence ATGGCGGATTGGGGGCCAGTTGTGGTAGCAGTGGTTCTTTTTGTGGTGCTATCCCCAGGGTTGCTCTTCCAGCTACCAGGAAAGGGGCGAGTGGTGGAGTTCGGTAACATGCAAACCAGTGGAGCTTCTGTCTTTGTCCATACCATCATCTTCTTTGGCCTCATCACCATTTTCCTCATCGCCATTGGTGTTCACATCACCACAggataa